The following coding sequences are from one Verrucosispora sp. WMMD573 window:
- the ung gene encoding uracil-DNA glycosylase — MPDDAPALDLLALLPDEWRAVLTPHLDPARTAALSEFVAGEYAAGPVFPTVEDLFSAYRLCPPSACRVLILGQDPYHRAGQAHGLSFSVREGVSVPPSLRNVFKELGEDLGVPRPPSGTLDGWAAQGVLLLNSVLTVRQGSPGSHANRGWEEFTDATIRALDALESRVVFLLWGGYARRKAALVGNPQHVVLEAGHPSPMNPRGFLGSRPFSAANKALADAGLPTIDWERSAG, encoded by the coding sequence ATGCCCGACGACGCCCCTGCTCTCGACCTGCTGGCGCTGCTTCCCGACGAGTGGCGGGCGGTGCTCACCCCGCATCTCGATCCAGCCCGCACGGCCGCGCTCAGCGAATTCGTCGCCGGGGAGTACGCTGCCGGCCCGGTCTTCCCGACGGTCGAGGATCTTTTCTCGGCGTACCGGCTCTGCCCGCCGTCGGCCTGCCGGGTGTTGATTCTCGGTCAGGATCCCTACCACCGCGCCGGCCAGGCGCACGGGCTGAGTTTCAGCGTGCGTGAGGGTGTCTCCGTGCCTCCGTCGTTGCGCAACGTCTTCAAGGAACTGGGCGAGGATCTGGGCGTGCCGAGGCCGCCCAGCGGCACCCTCGACGGCTGGGCGGCGCAGGGCGTGCTGCTGCTCAACTCGGTGCTGACCGTGCGCCAGGGCAGCCCCGGGTCACATGCCAACCGGGGCTGGGAGGAGTTCACCGATGCGACCATCCGGGCACTCGACGCGCTGGAGTCGCGGGTGGTGTTCCTGCTCTGGGGCGGGTACGCACGCAGGAAGGCGGCGCTTGTCGGTAACCCGCAGCACGTGGTCCTGGAGGCCGGGCACCCCAGCCCGATGAATCCCCGCGGTTTCCTCGGCAGCCGCCCGTTCAGCGCCGCCAACAAGGCGCTCGCCGACGCCGGCCTGCCGACCATCGATTGGGAGCGCTCGGCCGGCTGA
- the tsaE gene encoding tRNA (adenosine(37)-N6)-threonylcarbamoyltransferase complex ATPase subunit type 1 TsaE: MTEVVLPTVADTHTFGRRLAGLLRAGDLVLLTGPLGAGKTALTRGIGAGLEVLGDITSPTFVIARVHRPDPTSGRGVSLVHADAYRLGDASDPRAEIDDLDLDASVDDSVTVVEWGEGLVEQLADAHLRVRLHRHDDDTRTAELEPVGGDWAERLSALG; the protein is encoded by the coding sequence GTGACCGAGGTCGTACTGCCGACGGTCGCGGACACCCACACCTTCGGGCGACGGCTGGCCGGGCTGCTGCGCGCCGGTGATCTGGTGCTGCTCACCGGCCCGCTGGGTGCCGGCAAGACCGCGCTGACCCGGGGAATCGGCGCCGGCCTGGAGGTGCTAGGCGACATCACCTCCCCGACGTTCGTGATCGCCCGGGTGCACCGACCGGACCCGACGAGCGGACGAGGGGTGTCGCTGGTGCACGCCGACGCCTACCGGTTGGGTGACGCGAGCGATCCCCGGGCCGAGATCGACGACCTCGACCTGGACGCTTCGGTCGACGACTCGGTGACCGTGGTCGAGTGGGGTGAAGGACTCGTCGAGCAACTGGCCGACGCCCACCTGCGGGTCCGTCTGCACCGGCACGACGACGACACCCGGACGGCTGAGTTGGAGCCGGTCGGTGGCGACTGGGCGGAGCGCCTATCCGCCCTGGGCTGA
- a CDS encoding alpha/beta hydrolase produces the protein MTGWRIPRPRTAAGKAAGLVGAALGVAAAGLAAGVATERALVRRLKADPADPYAEEVFGDQRYDEAYRLEMPDGTDIHVEVVEPTRPVDGNPTVLLVHGFCLDMGTFHFQRKLLAERGEHRIVAYDQPGHGRSGRLESGEYDLTALGRTLRRVIDEAAPEGPLVLVGHSMGGMTIMALAELYPEMFGDRVVGTVLMATSGGLLAETKLVAPALLGRVGAPVLYMAGNVTRYGGAVIDRARRSTTNVAWLLTRRYGFGTRAPSPALVSYVEQMNSRTSADTVTRYLHTLATHSRFPALAALADTPVLVIVGDKDMITPLIHSEEIVRRLPHAEFVRIPDSGHVVMLEHADEVNAALLRFLGTCGRDDS, from the coding sequence ATGACCGGTTGGCGCATCCCACGGCCCCGGACCGCCGCCGGGAAGGCCGCCGGTCTGGTCGGTGCGGCGCTGGGGGTGGCCGCCGCCGGGCTGGCCGCCGGGGTCGCCACGGAACGCGCCCTGGTCCGCCGGCTGAAGGCGGACCCCGCCGACCCGTACGCCGAGGAGGTCTTCGGCGACCAGCGGTACGACGAGGCGTACCGGCTGGAGATGCCCGACGGCACCGACATCCACGTCGAGGTGGTCGAGCCGACCCGGCCGGTCGACGGCAACCCGACCGTGCTGCTGGTGCACGGCTTCTGCCTGGACATGGGCACCTTCCACTTCCAGCGCAAACTGCTCGCCGAGCGGGGTGAGCACCGGATCGTCGCGTACGACCAGCCGGGGCACGGCCGGTCGGGGCGGCTGGAGAGCGGCGAATACGACCTGACGGCGCTGGGCCGTACGCTGCGCCGGGTGATCGACGAGGCGGCCCCGGAGGGGCCACTGGTGCTCGTCGGTCACTCGATGGGTGGCATGACCATCATGGCGCTGGCGGAGCTGTACCCGGAAATGTTCGGCGACCGGGTGGTGGGGACCGTGCTGATGGCCACCTCGGGCGGGCTGCTGGCGGAGACGAAGCTGGTCGCGCCCGCCCTGCTGGGCCGGGTCGGTGCGCCGGTGCTCTACATGGCGGGCAATGTCACCCGGTACGGCGGGGCGGTCATCGACCGGGCCCGTCGCTCGACGACGAACGTGGCCTGGTTGCTGACCCGCAGGTACGGCTTCGGCACCCGAGCGCCGAGCCCGGCACTGGTGTCGTACGTGGAGCAGATGAACTCCCGTACCTCCGCCGACACGGTGACCCGCTACCTGCATACCCTGGCGACCCACTCCCGGTTCCCGGCGTTGGCCGCGCTGGCGGACACGCCGGTGCTGGTGATCGTCGGAGACAAGGACATGATCACACCGCTGATCCACTCGGAGGAGATCGTCCGGCGGCTGCCGCACGCCGAGTTCGTCCGGATCCCCGACAGCGGTCACGTGGTGATGCTGGAGCACGCCGACGAGGTGAACGCCGCGTTGCTCCGCTTCCTCGGCACCTGTGGACGGGACGACTCGTGA